CACTTAGAGTTGCAGGTGGTATACTGTTATTTACCATCGCTTTTGATATGATGCATGCTCAGATTTCAAGAGAGAGTATTACTGAAAAAGAGATGCAGGAGTCCAAGAAACGTGAAGATGTCTGGATTTTTCCCATTGCCATGCCTATTATCACAGGACCGGGTACAATTACCACAATAATAGTGTTGATAGGTAATACGGATGTAATTGAGCACAAGTTATTGGTCGGACTTGCTATATTGCTGACTTTTTCAATATCGCTATTGATATTCCTATTTTCCAGGAGAATTAACAAATGGGTCGGATATACCGGAATGTTGGTATTCACAAGGATCATGGGACTGTTTCTGGCTGCTCTGGCTGTGAATTTCATTACGCAGGGTATCTGGAACATTTACCAGACGTTTCCATGATCATTTCATTATCTAAGAATTTGATGGTTTAGAAATATCCGGGTAATTAGA
This genomic interval from Methanosarcinales archaeon contains the following:
- a CDS encoding MarC family protein encodes the protein MNEIAFLLFAFVSLFVIVNPISGVLTFISLTSQMTFEEKNAMAKRSVILACIIALFFAITGDLLLKIFSINVDSLRVAGGILLFTIAFDMMHAQISRESITEKEMQESKKREDVWIFPIAMPIITGPGTITTIIVLIGNTDVIEHKLLVGLAILLTFSISLLIFLFSRRINKWVGYTGMLVFTRIMGLFLAALAVNFITQGIWNIYQTFP